ATCTTCGAATGATGGTAGCGCCGGGCCCTGCCCGGCGGGTAGCGCTGGGCTCTGCCCAGCGGGTAGTGCCGGCCGCCGGCCGGCTCCAGGCAATCTTCGGAGCACACCGCAATGAACACCACCAGCACCACCATCGACTTCACCTCGTTCCTCAAGCTGATGGCGCACCAGAAGGCGTCGGACCTGTTCATCACCGCCGGCATGCCGCCGGCGATCAAGGTCAACGGCAAGATCTCGCCGATCACCCAGACCCCGCTGACGCCGCAGCAGAGCCGCGACCTGGTGCTGAACGTGATGACGCCGGCGCAGCGCGAAGAGTTCGAAAAGACCCACGAGTGCAACTTCGCCATCGGCCTGTCCGGTGTCGGCCGCTTCCGCGTGAGCTGCTTCTACCAGCGCAACCAGGTCGGCATGGTGCTGCGCCGGATCGAAACGCGCATTCCCACCGTGGAAGAGCTGAGCCTGCCGCCGATCATCAAGACGCTGGCGATGACCAAGCGCGGCATCATCCTGTTCGTGGGCGCTACCGGTACCGGTAAATCGACCTCGCTTGCAGCGATGATCGGCTACCGCAACCTGAACTCCACCGGGCACATCATCACCATCGAAGACCCGATCGAGTTCGTGCACAAGCATGAAGGCTGCATCATCACCCAGCGCGAGGTCGGCATCGACACCGACAGCTGGGAAGCGGCGCTGAAGAACACCCTGCGCCAGGCGCCGGACGTGATCATGATCGGCGAAGTGCGTACCCGCGAAGGCATGGACCACGCCATCGCGTTTGCCGAAACCGGCCACCTGGTGCTGTGCACCCTGCATGCCAACAACGCCAACCAGGCGATGGACCGCATCATCAACTTCTTCCCGGAAGACCGCCGCAACCAGCTGCTGATGGACCTGTCGCTGAACCTGAAGGGCGTGGTCGCGCAGCAGTTGATTCCGTCGCCCGACGGCAAGTCGCGCAAGGTCGCGATGGAAATCATGCTCGGCACCCCGCTGGTGCAGGATTACATCCGCGACGGTGAGATCCACAAGCTCAAGGAAGTGATGAAGGAGTCGGTGCAGCTGGGCATGCGCACCTTCGACCAGAGCCTGTTCGAGCTCTACCAGGCCGGCGAGATCAGCTACGAAGACGCGCTGCGTTACGCCGATTCGCAGAACGAAGTGCGCCTGCGCATCAAGCTGTCGCAGGGCGGCGACGCGCGTACGCTGTCGCAGGGCCTGGACGGGGTGGAGATTTCCGAAGTCCGCTGATACTGCGGGTCCGGAAAACGGGGCGCGCGCGGTGCAATGCCGGCGCGCCCTTGCTGTACGTGGTGCTTCAAGGGGCCGGCACCGTGCCGGTAGCACTGTTACCGTAGAGAAGAATGCACATGGAATTGCATGATCCGTACCGCGCGCCGGCCACGTTTCCGACGCCTCCTGCCTTGCCGCGCGCCGTGCCTGACGCCGGAGCGTACGCCCAGCCGATCTCCGACGCGGCAGCCTATTACTCTCCTTCGTCCATGAAGATGGTGACGCTGTCGCTGACCACGCTGGGGCTGTACCCGGTGTACTGGTTCTGGCGAAACTGGCAGGCGATCAAGCGCGAGACCGGGGGAACCCAATGGCCCTGGGCGCGCGCACTGTTCTCGCCACTCTGGGCGTACCTGTGTTTCAGCCAACTGCGCGACGCCGCCAGCAATCGTCGGCGCGACCTCGCGTTCGCGCCGGGCCTGCTGGCACTGACCTACTTCCTGCTCAACCTTGCCAGCCGCCTGCCAAACGCCGGGTGGTTGCTGGCCCTGTTCGCCTTCGTGCCGCTGCTGCCGGTCAACAGCCTGCTGCGTCGCTACCACCAGGACGAACGGGTGGACATGGCGCAGATGGACCGGTTCAGTGCGCTGCACATCCTGGTAACGGTCGTCGGCGGTCTGTTCCTGCTGCTGCTGTTCATCGTCATGGCGATGAACCCGGAGGTCAGCCGCTAGTCGGTGGTCGAGCGCACGACCCACGGTCGTGCGCTGTCCCGGCCGCTGCCTGTCGATTTCCGCCCCGCAGGTTCGTCGTACCAGATGAACCCACCTGCGAGGAAACGGTCATGAACGACACCGCCCCGGTCAAAGGCCCCGCGTCTTACTTCCCATCCATTGAGAAAACCTATGGCCAGCCGGTCGGCCATTGGCTGGCTCTATTGGCTACCCAGGGCGGGCTGAAGCACATGGCGCTGGTCGGCTTCCTGAAGGAGACGCACGGACTGGGCCACGGTCATGCCAATGCGCTGGTGGCCCACCACCTGAAGGGGCAGCGGGACTAGGGCCCGGCCGAAACCGGCCAGATACGGCAGATTGTTGCGGAACTGAATCATTTCACCTGCAACTGTCACGCCAATCGTGTCTAATACCGCTCCCCACGAGTCTGGCCCCACCCCCATGTCCCTTGAATCCCATGGCCCTGCGCCGTGCGACGACGCTGACGGCCATCTGGTCACCGCCGGCCCGCTGACCCCGCCACCGGACAGCGCGGGCACCCTGGCCGACGAGAAAGCGCTGCGCCATTCGGTCGCCGAGGACGTGCAGGGCATGATCCTGGCCACCCTGGTGGCCTCGCTGGGCCTGGCGATTTTCGCCAAGGGCGGGCTGATGATCGGCGGCATGGCCGGGCTGGCGTTCCTGGCCCACTACGCCTTCGGCTGGAACTTCGGCGTGGTGTTCGTACTGGTCAACCTGCCGTTCTACTGGGTGGCGGTACGCCGCATGGGGTGGGAGTTCACCCTCAAGACCTTCGCTGCGGTTACCGCCTGTGGCGTGCTCGTCGACCTGCTGCCGCGCTGGGCCGACTTCGCCCACATGAGCTCGCTGTACTCGGCGCTGGTCGGCGGCGCGCTGGCCGGGCTGGGCATCCTGTTCTACATCCGCCACCGGGCCAGCCTGGGCGGCATCGGCATCCTGGCGGTATACCTGCAGCGCACCCGTGGCTGGAGCGCCGGCAAGGTGCAGATGTCGTTCGACACCCTGCTGATGGGCGTGGCGTTCTTCGTGCTCTCGCCGGACAAGGTGCTGTACTCGGCGATCGGCGCGGTGGTGCTCAGCCTGGTGCTGATGTTCAACCACCGCCCGGGCCGTTACATGGGCGTCTGAGCCCGCAATTTCGCCAAACGCTTGTAGACGGGGCAATCCTTGGCGTGCGCCCCGGGCAGATACCCCAGGCTCATCAGGAACTCGCCGGTGATCTCACCGCCGGTGAAGCGGAAGGTCTTCTTGAACAGCTTTACCCACTCGGCCTTGTCGCGCGGGTGGTGCGCGTCCAGCCAGGCCGCGAAACTGCCGTGGCTGGCCCGCAGCTGCTGGATCACCTGGGCGTTGTGGATCGCCGCATGCACCTTGAGCCGGTTGCGGATGATGCCCGGGTCGTTGAGCAGGCGCTCCACCTCGCGCTCGCCGTAGGCCGCCACCGTGTCCACGTCGAACTGGTCGTAGGCCGCGCGGAAGCCTTCGCGCTTCTTCAGGATGGTTTCCCAACTCAGCCCGGCCTGGTTGATCTCCAGCAGCAGGCGCTCGAACAGCTCGCGTTCGTCGCGCTGCGGGAAGCCATATTCATGGTCATGGTAGTGACCGTGCACCGGGTGGCCCGGGGCGATGAGGCAGTAACCGCTCATGGGGAGTCTTCTTCTGCAAGGGGCGCTTCGAAGCCAAGTTTACGACCGCCGTCCACGCAGCGGGTGGTGGCTCACGCCCGTGTCAGGGCGCACCGGGTAGAATGGCCACATGTCCACGCTGCCCACTACGCTTGCCCATCACCTGCTGGTCGCGCTGCCGTCGCTGACCGATCCCACCTTTGCACGCACGGTGGCGTTGATCTGCCAGCACGACGAAAACGGCGCCATGGGGGTGCTGGTCAACCAGCCTTCCGAGTACACGCTGGGCGATGTGCTGGCACAGATGGATATCCAGACCGACGATCGGGTGCTGCGCGACCAGGTGGTGCTCAATGGCGGCCCGGTCCATCCCGAGCGCGGCTTTGTCATACATGACGACGCCAGCGGCTGGGATTCCAGCCTGCAGGTGGGCCAGGGCGTGTACCTGACCACCTCGCGCGACATCCTCGAAGCCATGGCCCGCGGCGAAGGCCCGCGCCATGCGCTGGTCACGCTGGGCTGTGCCGGCTGGACCGAAGGCCAGCTGGAAGCGGAGATCGCCGACAACAGCTGGCTGACCGTGCCGGCCGACGCCGAGCTGCTGTTCAACACCCCGCTGGAGCAGCGCTGGCAGGGCGCGGCGTCGCGCATCGGCGTGGACCTGTTCCGCCACACCGACTACAGCGGCCATGTCTGAGCCGGCCACCATCCGCCGCGACGGCACCGTACTCGGCTTCGACGTCGGTTCGCGCCGGATCGGCGTGGCCATCGGCAGTTCGTTCGGTACCCATGCCCGCGCCATCGCGGTGGTGGACGTGCACGGCAACGGGCCGGACTGGGCTGCGGTCGAGCGCCTGATCAAGGAATGGCGGCCTGATGGCCTGGTGGTGGGCGACCCGCTCACCCTGGACGGCCAGGACCAGCCCAACCGCAAGCGTGCGCAGGGCTTCGCCCGCCAGCTGCGGGAACGTTTCAAACTGCCGGTGGTGCTGGTCGACGAGCGTTCCAGCTCGGTCGAAGCCGCGCGCCGGTTTGCCGTCGAGCGCGCCGAAGGCCGCAAGCGTCGCCGCGACGCGGCCACGCTGGATGCGGTGGCCGCCGCGGTCATCATCGAACGCTGGCTGTCTTCGCCCGACGACGCCACCCCCGTTTCCTGACCCCCAGACCCCTCCCATGACTGCCTCGCAACTCGATTCCGAAGGACGCCTGCGCCACCTGCTGACCCTGGAAGGTCTGCCCCGCGAAACCCTGCTGCAGCTGCTCGACCGCGCCGGCCAGATCCGCGACGCAGCGGTGGGTCGGGTCGGCAACAAGCGCCATGTACTGGCCGGTTCCGCGGTGTGCACGCTGTTCTTCGAACCCTCCACCCGCACCCGCAGCTCGTTCCAGCTGGCCGCGCAGCGGCTGGGTGCGGACGTGCTGAACTTCGATGCTTCCACCTCGTCTACGCGCAAGGGCGAAACGGCCTGCGATACGTTGAAGAACCTGGAAGCGATGGGCGTGCGTGGCTTCGTGGTGCGGCATCCGGACGACGGCGCGGTCGCCGAGCTGGCGGCAGCGGCCGGCGAGGGCACGGCGCTGATCAACGCCGGTGATGGTCGCAGCGCGCACCCCACCCAGGGGTTGCTGGACATGCTGACCCTGCGCCAGGCCAAGGGCGGCGATTTTTCGAAGATGAAGGTGGTGATCGTCGGCGACGTGAAGCATTCGCGCGTGGCCCGCACCGACCTGCACGCACTGCGCACGCTGGGCGTGGGCGAAATCCGCGTGTGTGGCCCGCAGTCGCTGCTGCCGGACGACGAGACCCTGAAGGGCTGCATTGTCGGCCAGGATTTCGACCAGATGCTGGAAGGCGTCGACGCGCTGATGATGCTGCGGCTGCAGCGCGAGCGCATGGAAGAAGGCCTGGTGCCGTCGATCGAGCAGTACCACGCCGAGTATGGCCTGAACGTCGCGCGCCTCAAGCGCGCCGGCCAGGACGCCGCCGTGCTGCACCCGGGCCCGATCAACCGTGGCGTGGAAGTCACCGACGAAGTGGCCGACGGCCCGCAGTCGTGGGTGCTGCGCCAGGTCGCGAACGGCGTCGCGGTGCGGATGGCGGTGCTGGAAACCCTGCTGGCCTGACCGCAACGTAACGGGAAATCCGCTGTAGTGCCGGCCGCTGGCCGGCTCCAAGCGGTGCCTGCCAGCAAGCGAACCTCAACGCCTGCGATGTCTCTTCAACATCCTCAGCAAGTCCCCCGGCGTCGCACCGTCGCGCGACCAGCCGCGATGCGACGCGACCACCTTCCCGTCTTTCATTACATGAAAGGTAGGCAGCGCAGTCAGATCCATTCCGACCCATTGCGAGTTGCGTAGCGCAACATGCATTGGCGTCGCGGGAAATTTTGCGTTCCACTGTTCCAGTTCGTCCAGCTCCAGAGTGCGGCCCGCCGGCTGCATCCACACGACTCGCCTCCCAGCCAGCAGTCGCTGAACCTTCGGATCCTCCTTCAGCTTTTCTGCAGCCCGTTGGGCGACGTGGCATCCCGCAACGACGACCATGTCCACGGTAGCGAGATCCAGGCGTCGAGAGCGTAGGCGGCCGTTGATCAGCACCAGCGTGGTCACCACTCCAGACGGCGATACAGGCTCCTCTGACGCCTGGACTTCATCGGTCAGCTGCATGCGGCCAAGCCATTCAGACGAGCGGTTCTCTGCGTGCAGTTCCTCCAGAAGATTCGTTGCTTCGGGGTCAATCGCTGCCTCATTCATGTCGGCGACAACGGATTCCGCCAAGGTAACTACTGGAAGCGGAAGATTCTGGGAGGTTGCATTGGCGTAGAAGGAGAGCGTATCCAATGCTTTCAATTGGGCTCGACGCTGAGCAATTGTCGCGGTCTTCCGCCTTGTCGTGATCTCAGTTGAACATGCGAGTGCCTGGGGCGCGATCAGTGCATGGATATCGATTGCCTCCAAGCTTCGGGTTTCGTCACTGCCTGCGATTC
This portion of the Stenotrophomonas aracearum genome encodes:
- a CDS encoding YqgE/AlgH family protein, which codes for MSTLPTTLAHHLLVALPSLTDPTFARTVALICQHDENGAMGVLVNQPSEYTLGDVLAQMDIQTDDRVLRDQVVLNGGPVHPERGFVIHDDASGWDSSLQVGQGVYLTTSRDILEAMARGEGPRHALVTLGCAGWTEGQLEAEIADNSWLTVPADAELLFNTPLEQRWQGAASRIGVDLFRHTDYSGHV
- a CDS encoding DNA-3-methyladenine glycosylase I encodes the protein MSGYCLIAPGHPVHGHYHDHEYGFPQRDERELFERLLLEINQAGLSWETILKKREGFRAAYDQFDVDTVAAYGEREVERLLNDPGIIRNRLKVHAAIHNAQVIQQLRASHGSFAAWLDAHHPRDKAEWVKLFKKTFRFTGGEITGEFLMSLGYLPGAHAKDCPVYKRLAKLRAQTPM
- a CDS encoding YitT family protein, producing MSLESHGPAPCDDADGHLVTAGPLTPPPDSAGTLADEKALRHSVAEDVQGMILATLVASLGLAIFAKGGLMIGGMAGLAFLAHYAFGWNFGVVFVLVNLPFYWVAVRRMGWEFTLKTFAAVTACGVLVDLLPRWADFAHMSSLYSALVGGALAGLGILFYIRHRASLGGIGILAVYLQRTRGWSAGKVQMSFDTLLMGVAFFVLSPDKVLYSAIGAVVLSLVLMFNHRPGRYMGV
- the ruvX gene encoding Holliday junction resolvase RuvX, with protein sequence MSEPATIRRDGTVLGFDVGSRRIGVAIGSSFGTHARAIAVVDVHGNGPDWAAVERLIKEWRPDGLVVGDPLTLDGQDQPNRKRAQGFARQLRERFKLPVVLVDERSSSVEAARRFAVERAEGRKRRRDAATLDAVAAAVIIERWLSSPDDATPVS
- a CDS encoding PilT/PilU family type 4a pilus ATPase, producing MNTTSTTIDFTSFLKLMAHQKASDLFITAGMPPAIKVNGKISPITQTPLTPQQSRDLVLNVMTPAQREEFEKTHECNFAIGLSGVGRFRVSCFYQRNQVGMVLRRIETRIPTVEELSLPPIIKTLAMTKRGIILFVGATGTGKSTSLAAMIGYRNLNSTGHIITIEDPIEFVHKHEGCIITQREVGIDTDSWEAALKNTLRQAPDVIMIGEVRTREGMDHAIAFAETGHLVLCTLHANNANQAMDRIINFFPEDRRNQLLMDLSLNLKGVVAQQLIPSPDGKSRKVAMEIMLGTPLVQDYIRDGEIHKLKEVMKESVQLGMRTFDQSLFELYQAGEISYEDALRYADSQNEVRLRIKLSQGGDARTLSQGLDGVEISEVR
- a CDS encoding aspartate carbamoyltransferase catalytic subunit, which gives rise to MTASQLDSEGRLRHLLTLEGLPRETLLQLLDRAGQIRDAAVGRVGNKRHVLAGSAVCTLFFEPSTRTRSSFQLAAQRLGADVLNFDASTSSTRKGETACDTLKNLEAMGVRGFVVRHPDDGAVAELAAAAGEGTALINAGDGRSAHPTQGLLDMLTLRQAKGGDFSKMKVVIVGDVKHSRVARTDLHALRTLGVGEIRVCGPQSLLPDDETLKGCIVGQDFDQMLEGVDALMMLRLQRERMEEGLVPSIEQYHAEYGLNVARLKRAGQDAAVLHPGPINRGVEVTDEVADGPQSWVLRQVANGVAVRMAVLETLLA
- a CDS encoding DUF4287 domain-containing protein, translated to MNDTAPVKGPASYFPSIEKTYGQPVGHWLALLATQGGLKHMALVGFLKETHGLGHGHANALVAHHLKGQRD